One window of bacterium genomic DNA carries:
- a CDS encoding methyltransferase domain-containing protein, with protein MVSTFARRTAEECAAFLLPHLRAGAVVLDMGSGPGTITAGLARRVGRVIGLDASEEMVEAGRSLVEDRGIDNATFRLGSAYDLPWRNGYFDVVYAHQLLQHLAEPVRALREARRVLKPGGLLAVREADYGTMVHSPTDPVLIRWRDLYHQVTSANGGEADAGRFLLSWVMRAGFADPVVTTRTTTYATPDERIAWGGLWEVRIIESDFAEHATRHGLATRAELVEISAAFRRWTGRPDAFWAFLHAEVLAGNP; from the coding sequence ATTGTCAGCACCTTTGCGCGCCGCACGGCCGAGGAGTGCGCCGCTTTCCTGCTACCGCACCTGCGTGCGGGCGCAGTGGTGCTCGACATGGGTTCGGGGCCGGGGACCATAACCGCCGGGCTGGCCCGACGGGTGGGGCGCGTGATCGGCTTGGACGCCTCCGAGGAGATGGTGGAGGCGGGCCGGAGCCTGGTGGAGGACCGAGGGATCGACAACGCCACCTTCCGGCTCGGTTCGGCCTATGACCTTCCCTGGAGGAACGGCTACTTCGACGTGGTCTACGCCCACCAGTTGCTCCAGCATCTGGCCGAACCCGTGCGGGCCTTGCGAGAGGCCCGGCGGGTCCTCAAGCCCGGAGGCCTGCTGGCGGTACGCGAGGCCGACTACGGAACGATGGTCCACTCCCCCACGGATCCGGTTCTCATCCGGTGGCGCGATCTGTATCACCAGGTGACCTCGGCCAACGGGGGCGAGGCCGACGCCGGGCGCTTCCTGCTGTCCTGGGTCATGAGGGCGGGGTTCGCCGACCCGGTCGTCACGACGCGGACCACGACCTACGCCACTCCTGACGAACGCATCGCCTGGGGCGGCCTGTGGGAGGTGCGAATCATCGAGAGCGACTTCGCCGAGCACGCAACCAGACACGGGTTGGCGACGCGCGCCGAACTGGTCGAGATATCCGCCGCGTTCCGGCGCTGGACCGGCCGACCGGACGCCTTCTGGGCATTCCTCCACGCCGAGGTGCTGGCCGGCAACCCGTGA
- a CDS encoding polysaccharide deacetylase family protein — protein MDPKWPGGKAVAAFFSFDLDGESWLLSVDRRNAGLPITMSQAAYGPKVGVYRILDVLAELEVPSTFFVPTWVAERYPAAVEAILSGGHELGLHGHVHERPDLLSEEEEIEVVELSIRILTEMSGRAPIGHRAPVAEISPATNRILAERGVEYTSNYMDSVIPYFHDIDGLSLLELPMHWAADDWGFAMVSPNAYPAPHVNPVTTNDHVVSVWSCELEGIREVGGLFTLVNHPQVTGRPYRIDTLRRTIMLAREMDAWIANGEEINAHWRSLPAPG, from the coding sequence ATGGACCCGAAATGGCCCGGTGGCAAGGCTGTGGCCGCCTTCTTCTCGTTCGACCTCGACGGCGAGTCGTGGCTGCTCTCCGTTGACCGGCGCAATGCCGGCCTCCCGATCACCATGTCACAGGCCGCGTACGGCCCCAAGGTCGGCGTCTACCGTATCCTCGACGTCCTGGCCGAACTCGAGGTCCCGTCCACCTTCTTCGTACCCACGTGGGTGGCCGAGCGTTATCCGGCTGCGGTTGAAGCGATCCTCTCAGGTGGACACGAACTCGGCTTGCACGGCCACGTGCACGAGCGTCCGGACCTCCTGTCCGAAGAGGAGGAGATCGAGGTCGTGGAACTCAGCATCCGGATCCTCACGGAGATGTCGGGCCGAGCGCCCATCGGCCACCGCGCGCCGGTGGCCGAGATCAGCCCGGCAACCAACCGCATCCTCGCCGAGAGGGGCGTCGAGTACACGTCGAACTACATGGACTCGGTCATTCCGTACTTCCACGACATCGACGGTCTCTCGCTTCTCGAACTGCCGATGCACTGGGCAGCCGACGACTGGGGATTCGCGATGGTCTCACCCAATGCCTACCCCGCACCGCACGTCAATCCGGTCACGACCAATGACCACGTCGTGTCCGTGTGGTCGTGCGAACTCGAAGGGATCCGGGAGGTGGGTGGACTGTTCACCCTCGTCAACCACCCCCAGGTCACAGGCCGTCCATACCGGATCGACACGTTGCGGCGGACCATCATGCTCGCCCGCGAGATGGACGCATGGATCGCAAACGGGGAAGAGATCAACGCTCATTGGAGGTCGCTGCCAGCGCCGGGGTAA
- a CDS encoding phosphopantetheine-binding protein, translated as MGDTETRLISLVNRNIEVDGQALDIPSDLKVSLVNAGVSSMDIIALAKLVSLEFNVEFTVEECVSLRTLREVVDFLDSKAASATSS; from the coding sequence ATGGGTGATACCGAAACACGACTTATAAGCCTCGTAAACAGAAACATAGAGGTGGATGGCCAAGCCCTTGACATTCCAAGTGACCTGAAAGTCAGCCTTGTGAACGCCGGCGTATCGTCGATGGATATCATCGCTCTGGCCAAGCTTGTCTCCCTGGAGTTCAACGTTGAGTTCACCGTTGAGGAGTGCGTCTCGCTCAGGACGCTGAGAGAGGTTGTGGACTTCCTTGACAGCAAGGCAGCCTCAGCCACAAGTTCGTAA
- a CDS encoding DUF433 domain-containing protein, with protein MQRIRPALRELQKGLGIHHALASRKLYTDGAELLYDYSERHPDAEAAQAARELVVIRSGQCLFAKVIEEYLRGFSYAPDGYVELFRVPVYREAEVVVDPMRSSGAPIFARGGCRVEDVLQRFQAGESLSELTAEFGVPTSHLEDALRVASRRAA; from the coding sequence ATGCAACGTATCCGCCCCGCGCTCCGGGAGTTACAGAAGGGACTCGGTATCCACCACGCTCTCGCTTCCAGGAAGCTGTACACGGATGGAGCCGAACTGCTATACGACTACTCGGAGCGCCATCCCGACGCTGAGGCCGCTCAAGCCGCACGAGAACTGGTCGTCATACGAAGTGGCCAGTGCCTATTCGCGAAGGTGATTGAGGAGTACCTCCGCGGCTTCAGTTATGCGCCCGATGGCTACGTCGAACTCTTCCGAGTCCCCGTCTATCGGGAGGCCGAGGTCGTCGTTGACCCGATGCGTTCATCGGGTGCTCCCATCTTCGCGCGCGGGGGATGTCGGGTTGAGGATGTACTCCAGCGCTTCCAGGCCGGGGAATCCCTCAGCGAACTCACGGCCGAGTTCGGGGTGCCGACCTCTCACTTGGAGGATGCATTACGTGTCGCATCCAGACGGGCTGCCTAG
- a CDS encoding HNH endonuclease signature motif containing protein has product MSRYQRERQRVYDRADHMLSSSRYAHAEVECAKAEAALVRGEAQISRARGDQLRWLKAMLWRHGPARYGYRNPVDMVVSRLDVHRDLARELVYLAQRLDDERIERMRQGAVSFVRVLEETRLQDAGASVEEIARTRDLGLDEVRRILQQYQRTTSADEKRVFDSQYVAFQPSLDGTHVRMNGRLGPMEAEICRQGLDRRGERVIPAGAERPDTGQRRALALTTLCQDELDREPTSTGTTAEKVRAARNRREPVLMVVANNSLAEMSGFEQGTAMLAGGRVGPSTVDLVGCVGRIEAITVDGQDIVRHGSRSGTPPALRRAVLARDNGCTIDACNSVYRLEVHHIVPKSKGGDNTPENLTTLCWWHHHVAIHRQGMQIDPQSPPRRRRLLPTPTSCGHQPPEPDPYTLAILRALHAATNRAPP; this is encoded by the coding sequence ATGTCGCGTTACCAGAGGGAGCGGCAACGCGTCTACGACCGCGCCGACCACATGCTCTCGAGCTCGCGCTACGCGCATGCGGAAGTCGAGTGTGCCAAGGCCGAGGCCGCACTTGTCCGCGGCGAGGCCCAGATTAGCCGGGCCCGGGGGGACCAGCTGCGGTGGCTCAAGGCCATGTTGTGGCGCCACGGCCCGGCCCGTTACGGGTACCGGAACCCGGTCGATATGGTGGTTTCCCGCCTGGATGTGCACCGTGACCTCGCCCGCGAACTGGTCTATCTGGCGCAGCGGTTGGACGATGAGCGCATTGAGCGGATGCGCCAGGGTGCGGTCTCCTTTGTGCGGGTGCTCGAAGAGACCCGGCTCCAGGATGCGGGAGCGTCTGTGGAGGAGATCGCCCGGACCCGGGACTTGGGACTCGACGAGGTCAGGCGCATCCTCCAGCAGTATCAGCGCACGACGAGCGCAGACGAGAAGCGAGTATTCGACAGCCAATACGTGGCGTTCCAACCTTCGCTCGACGGAACTCATGTGAGAATGAACGGACGGCTGGGCCCGATGGAGGCGGAGATCTGCCGCCAGGGTCTCGACCGCCGCGGCGAACGAGTCATACCTGCCGGGGCGGAGCGTCCTGACACAGGACAGCGGCGGGCGCTGGCCCTAACCACCCTCTGCCAGGACGAACTCGACCGGGAGCCCACCAGCACCGGGACCACCGCCGAGAAGGTCCGAGCGGCCCGCAACCGGCGCGAACCCGTCCTAATGGTCGTCGCCAACAACTCCCTCGCGGAGATGTCTGGCTTCGAGCAGGGCACAGCGATGCTGGCCGGTGGAAGGGTCGGACCGAGCACCGTCGACCTCGTCGGATGCGTCGGCCGCATCGAGGCCATCACCGTAGACGGACAAGACATCGTCCGGCACGGGTCGAGATCCGGTACCCCACCGGCGCTGCGCCGGGCTGTATTGGCCCGCGACAACGGATGCACCATCGACGCCTGCAACTCGGTCTACCGGCTGGAGGTTCATCACATCGTCCCGAAGTCCAAGGGCGGCGATAACACCCCCGAGAACCTCACCACCCTCTGCTGGTGGCACCACCACGTAGCCATCCACCGCCAAGGCATGCAGATCGACCCCCAATCCCCACCCCGACGCCGACGGCTCCTACCCACCCCCACCAGCTGCGGCCACCAACCACCCGAACCCGACCCCTATACGTTGGCGATACTGCGAGCCCTCCACGCCGCCACCAACCGAGCCCCTCCGTAA